taaacttaatattaacgccaatttaaaactaaagggtgattttttagctattatcttttttaaCAGTTGATATAtgtaaacagctgacgcacgtttcgtgttttgtttcactgtcaaacatcttcagtttggtttataatttaaccatgaatcgtcttacaaacgaacaacgcttgcaaatcattgaattttattataaaaatgagtgttctgttaaaaaaaagtttatcgcgcgcttcttccattttaaggtcagtttaatcgacccactgaagcggctattcgagctattgtgactaaattaagaatcaaatttacattattggacatcaaaccaccaacacgcttacgtagagtgcgaactgaagaaaatatcgcggctgtatcggccagtgttaatgatgactatcaattatcgattcgtcgccgttcgcagcaattgggcctctgttactcaacaacgtggaaaattttgcgaaaggatttagatgTGAAgccttcaaaatacagctggtgcaagaattgaagccttGGAAAGTCGGCCAAAGATCCACtttttcatcgaaaaattgtgttcagcgacgaagctcatttttggatcaatgggtatgtaaataagcagaattgtcgattttggagtgaagatcagccagaagaattgcaagagctaccaatgtatccagaaaaggtaacagtttggtgcggtttatgggctggaggtatcattggaccgtacttcttcaaagatactgcgaatcgtaacgtaactgtgaatggtgagcgctaccgtgaaatgatatccaacttttttttgcccaaaatgcaagagcttgactagcatgacatgtggtttcagcaagacggtgccacatgtcaCACTGCACgcataacaatggacttgttgagaggcgagttcggtgaacattttatttcacgttcgggacctgtcaatcggCTTCCcagatgtctattcagacaagccggcttcaattaacgcattggaagacaacattaaagcatttatatgtgagataccggccgaaacattggaaagagtatgccaaaattggactaagctgatggaccatttgaagcgcagtcgcggtcaacatttgcatgaaataatcttcaaacattaaattatatggactgtactatcgatttaaataaaaatttcatgaatttttctgaattttacgtgtgtttttttgaagaactttcctatagctattAAAAAATCATCCTTTAGAATCATTGTACATTAACTCTTTCAGCCACAGTTTTAATATGAtgactttataaataaaacaatttgatATTTGGTTTAGTAAGGctttaattattaagaaaattttttttttacaaaaatatctttTAAGGTTTTTGAGGTACGAGGTGGTTAGTTTACTAACCACTGTGGCGTTCAGCATAAAACTAATCTAAGcagtaatgaaaaataaaatgttatgtatgtgcaaaatacatgaataatttatttcttatgaaaatCTACAAAACATGTTTTGTCTTTGCGGATACAAAGGGGGACTTTACAGGTGCTACATTGCCAAACAGTACGTGCTGGACTTCTTTTAGTGCTGCATTTCGCGCATCTTCGTGAAGTAGATCGCTCTGGCTGATGCATATTATTTTCCGTGCGTAACTCTGTCGGAACTGAAGGCTTATGACGTTTTATCAGAACTGGTAATGGTGATGACGGTCCAGAGCCACTGAGAGAACGTCTGGAATGCTTGCCGTTCTTCGCCTGAGCTGGTGCTAGTATGCCTTGGTAAACACTTCTGCGAAAGTCTTTTGTATCCAATTGGTCCAATTGTGGGTGGTGTTCTTTCTGGATCTCTTTATATACTAAAAAAGCATTCACAACTGCGCAATCcaagaagtgaaaaaaaattcggtGCCACCATTTGTGCGACTTTCTGTCGATGGCATAAGTACTTTTCAACTGGTCGAATTTATCAACATAGTTCATGCAACTGTTGTACTGCATCACAGCTTCAGGACATGCTACTTCAGTCCTGTCTCCATTGCGTTCTCTACGAGTAACAACTCCTGCTTTCGTTGGATCTATATAATTGGTGAGAATGAAAACTGATCTTTTGTCTTTCCATTTTAGAACCGCAACGTTCGTGTTACTGACCCTGTAATCATACTGTCCCCGTGACAAATCTTTGTCGTCTTTTAGTTTTGGCAGATTTTTGCGATTAGAATTGACAGTGCCACATGCTAATACATTGTCTTTTCGCAGATCGACTTGTAGAGAATAGCTATTAAAGTAATTATCAAAAAATactttatgatttttatattttaagtctTCGCAAAACTGACGAACCACCTTTCCACCGAGATCAACCTGTACCTTGTCACCTTCTTTTCCAGTATATATGTCGAAATCTAAAGAGTATCCGGACTCTGCACATTTCATCCAGACTTTATATTCGcgttttattggtttttttggCATATACTGTTTCAAATAATTGCGGCCCTTGAATTTTATCATACTTTCGTCTATAGCAACTTTTTCTGAAGCATAATAGTTGTTGTCAAAATTTCTTTGCAATATATCCAAGAGAGGTCTAACTTTGTAAAGCTTGTCATAATTAGCAGCGGTTTTATTGGGCATCATGTTGCTATCATTCAAATGCAAGTTATTCAGAAGCCAGCCAAAGCGATTGAGTGGCATAAAAGACGATATGTAAGGATCATGCAGGTCAGGGGCAGAAGACCAGTAGTTTTTATAACTGGGCATTTTTTTTATACCCATCACCAAATTTAGAGCAAGAAATACTTCTATTTCTTCAGGCGTAGTAGGTGTATATGGCGTTCCTTTTTGCGTGGCGTATAAATTCGTTTGGAAGCAGATTATTTCAACTAGATCCTCTGACCAAAACATGCGAAATAGTTGTGTTGGTGTGACATTCTCCAAATCAATTATATTTGTCGGTACACCTCCACCTCCTATATACTCACTTGGCTCTTCCATTTTGTAGTGTCTCTTCCACTTAGGTTTCACCACTTCAGTTTGATTATGACTGGCTGAAGTTGAAGGCAAGACTAAATTTGACAAAGGAACGTCATCATCCGAGGTAAATCCATCATCTACCTCTGGCTGTAACTCGGGGGGTATGTCACCGAGCACCATCATACTTTGCGATCCATCATTGTTGTCATCTTCATCTGGCTCCACGCTACATACACTCTCACCATCTGATGGTATGTCTTCTAAAAGAAAGTCTGCAATCTCACGTTCATTCAGTACGCGCGGCATTCTGGAAtactaaatacaataaattatttcattagtttAATTACATATGAACAACGAACAAAATATGACCTACTAAAGTCACAGTGGTTAGTAAACTAACCACCGTAATATTTGCGCTATTTATAACTTACCTTTACGAGATTCTTTAAGATTTTATCATAAACCAAGGAAACCAACACTAAATAACAGAATAACACGGAAATTGTAACATAATAAGCACTCTTagcttttttaatgaatttcaaactcttCCGTTGAAAAATTAACACTGCActgcattttcaaatatttgaaacaactcAACCGTCACTTCTATACTTCAAAGATTGCAACGCATTGACAAACAAGGGCATAAGGAAGCATAGTAGTACTGCACACTATCGATAGATggcgtaaaaatatattttatattaaaaaatcgcgaaAAGGTGGTTTCAAAACTAACCACCAAACCTGAAAGAGTTAAGCAAACAAAACAtgaagaaactataaaaaacaatattataatataatttattttatttttcaacttaaaacttttcattattaacatttcaaaattatatttttttccatatttttatattttctttttctatattatgtttcttcaaaaccaacactgaacaaaattggtaaataaaaaatgagaaataaattaatattaagctcaaaaaacgcaagttttgtattatgactgtatgcctaaagcgcaaattatcgactaagacaatttcttttcaaatgaaattcaataaagaaactgagaagcatattatagaccacaaaaaaagtaaaaaacacttagttttgtggaaaatattttcaaacaacatgaaaaaaaataatttttccaacattttgcttcataagtaccacaaaaattttcgaaatcaattttttcaaaaattgtaattgttgcacaggtctctagcaataatttggcttttacagattgaaaaaatatcaattagtcgacgagttatagccgaaaacccatataaacaatatactgaaaatcggcatttgactgcaaacttcgaaggccgattaaaaaaaatttcgaactaacataaaaaaacggcgcgatacggttcttctaatttcgcctctattttcacccgccactctcagaatggacctaatttttgctaaactgaatttgttccacagtgttattggcCTGTAACCTACGAAAATTACTACATTTCTGATGAAAAACCATACAAAGATTTCCCACATGAACTCTGAAGAACgcgaaaaattctgcaaattaataaaaaaatatgtggattTATTCTATGATTCCAATTCTCAATTAACATTTACAAACGTTATTAAACATCGAATAAACACAGTCGATAATAAACTTATCTTTACAAAATCATATCACTACCCCTATATCCACAAACAAGGGGTAAAGAAACAAATCCAAAAGGTGCTGGATAATAATCTAATCCGACAATCTACTTCACCGTACTCAACCCCTATTTGGAACGTACCAAAAACGGACGATGCAAGTGGCGAGAGAAATGGCGTGCCGTAAACTAAATGACAAAACTATTGGCGACAAATATCTCAACCCTAATATGGAAGAAATATAAGATAAACTAGGTCGGAGTACGTATTTCACAACACTTGACCTAGCTAAAGGCTTCCACCAAGTTGAAATAGACGATAGAGATATGCATAAAACAGCATTCTCTGTAGAGGGAAGCCACTATGAATTTTTAAGAATGCCTTTCGGCTTAAAAACAGGACCAGCCACGTTCCAGCGCTTGATGAACCTAGTGCTGGGTGACTTGTTAGGAAAAGTATGTTTGGTCTACCTAGATGACGTTATAATTTACTCTACGTCACTTGAAGAACATCTGAATTCCATCAGATTGGTATTAAACCGTATCAAGGAGACCAACTTAAATATCCAACCAAATAAGTGTGGTATTACCTTAAAAAAGGACGTCAAATTGAATATAAACGATCCCGAatacttaaaaagttttaatacacCTTAATCTATGCTCACTAATAATACGATTTTGATTTATCctgattttaaacaaaaatttctagtAAATACTCATGCAAGTAATTTTGCATTGGGAGCTATCCTGTCACAAGTTAGCCACCCAATCTGCTATGCGAGCAGAACGCTCAATGAGCATAAATTGAGCTACAGTACTATCGAAAAAGAACTCCTAGCTGTAATATGGGCAGACCCTCATTTGTTTGGTAGAACAGTCACCATTCAAACTGACCACTAACCCTTACAATGGTCGATGGAGGCTGAAATTGGAAGAATACGATTACAACATTATTTACAAACGCGGAATCAATAACGGGAATCCCGATGCATTATCCTGAATTATCGACAAGAATTTGCAAATTATTACAATAGAAACCATTAAAGAAATTACAGAAGATGCAACACCGAtacatttctataaaaatctaATTATTATATCCAAAATTACATCTGGGTCTACCAGAATACGCATTAAGAAAGTATTCCGAAATACTAGAAGAACCTTTCACTTTAAAGAACTTGACAATCCAACAGtaataacttaaattaaaaaacattttaatccaacccaattaaatgcaataattaTAGACGACTCCTTTTTGGAGACATTCAGACACACATACAATGAAACTGCGGACTGCAATACCAATAATAAGGTGCCAGACATTGCTCGAGAACATTAAAGACAATATCAAATTAACAGAAATTATTGACACCGAGCACCTCTATAATAATCATAGGGAAATCCAGGCAATCTATGAAGAACTTAAACTAAAATCTTTTAACCCTTGAAATTGGAAATAACTAAGTACATTAACAATTGCGAAACAAGTATCTTAGAGAAATATGACCGCAACCCACCAAAAATACCATATAAGATTaccgaaacaccaaataaaccaaaataatttatt
The Anastrepha ludens isolate Willacy chromosome X, idAnaLude1.1, whole genome shotgun sequence DNA segment above includes these coding regions:
- the LOC128870095 gene encoding piggyBac transposable element-derived protein 4-like, producing MPRVLNEREIADFLLEDIPSDGESVCSVEPDEDDNNDGSQSMMVLGDIPPELQPEVDDGFTSDDDVPLSNLVLPSTSASHNQTEVVKPKWKRHYKMEEPSEYIGGGGVPTNIIDLENVTPTQLFRMFWSEDLVEIICFQTNLYATQKGTPYTPTTPEEIEVFLALNLVMGIKKMPSYKNYWSSAPDLHDPYISSFMPLNRFGWLLNNLHLNDSNMMPNKTAANYDKLYKVRPLLDILQRNFDNNYYASEKVAIDESMIKFKGRNYLKQYMPKKPIKREYKVWMKCAESGYSLDFDIYTGKEGDKVQVDLGGKVVRQFCEDLKYKNHKVFFDNYFNSYSLQVDLRKDNVLACGTVNSNRKNLPKLKDDKDLSRGQYDYRVSNTNVAVLKWKDKRSVFILTNYIDPTKAGVVTRRERNGDRTEVACPEAVMQYNSCMNYVDKFDQLKSTYAIDRKSHKWWHRIFFHFLDCAVVNAFLVYKEIQKEHHPQLDQLDTKDFRRSVYQGILAPAQAKNGKHSRRSLSGSGPSSPLPVLIKRHKPSVPTELRTENNMHQPERSTSRRCAKCSTKRSPARTVWQCSTCKVPLCIRKDKTCFVDFHKK